The Klebsiella quasivariicola region GCCGGTCCATGTTACGCCGTAAGTTTGCCGGTAGAGACGGTTGGTCTCTTTCCCGTACATACTCTTCACCAGCGTACTGGTATTGGTGTTTTGCGTGTCGCCGGCATAGAGATTACCCTGGCGGCTGTAACCGGCCTCAAACTCCAGGGCCTGCATCGGGGCGAACGCCCAGCGCAGCTTACTGTGAATATCTTTGTTCACCACCCCTTCACGTCCGGCGGGATAAGAACCGGCGTAGGAACCGGTACGTTCCGCTTCATGCCCGGCGTTAATATCCTGAGCATCGGCCTGGGTTTTACTCAGATTCCCCCAAAGATTGAAGCTGACACTGTCCGACAGCGGACCATTGAGGCTAAAGTTGGTACGTTTCGTCGCCCCTTCTTTCCGGTGCTGCGGCGCATTCATATAGGTATTCCACGAACCGTGCCATTCAGGCGTGGTCGGCCTGGTCACGATGTTGACAACCCCGCCCATCGCGCCATTACCATAGCGCGCCGCCGCCGGGCCGCGGATCACATCGATATGATCGATCATCTCCGCTGGCACCCAACTGGTATCGCCACGGGAGTCACGATCGCCGCGCCAGCCATACCGCACCGAGTTACGGCTGGTGACCGGTTTACCATCGACCAGCACCAGCGTATTCTCGGGCCCCATGCCACGGATATCAATTTGCCGGTTATTGCCGCGCTGACCGCTGGTGGAGTTGCCGGTCAGGTTTACCCCTGGCTGTGTGCGAATTAACTCCGACACATCGCGGGCGGGGGGATGTTTGCGGATCTCCTCTGCGGTAATGGTCGACACGCCCGGTGCCTGCAGGTTCTGCCTGGCGGCGGTTATGACCATCGTCTCCTCGTGGTTTTCGGCAGTGCTTGCGCTTTCGTCAGGCGTCGATTGTTCGGTCACGTTCTCCGCCGCCTGCAGCGGCACGCTACAGGCGAGCAAAGGAATGACGATCCCCAGCGGGAAGTGAGATGTGTATTTCATAGAATATGCCCTGTTTTCTGATGCTGTCGGGCATAACGCCTTCCCCAATCGAAAAAACAATGGGATAAAACACTCGCCTCAGCGCCGCGCCAGATTTTGGCGCAGGTCAGCCCCTTCCCGGCATTAATGGGAATAAGAAAACAGCGTGAGGCAGAATAAAATTAAGTGCCCTGTTTCATCATTAGAGAAAAAGCGCTGCGCGCTATTCTTTGATAGCGTAATCCAGACAGCGAATAATAAGAGTTATGTGCCGTGTTACGGTAATAAAAATGAGATTCATTATCAAGATGATAATAAGCAATATCACAGAAAAATAAAACACACCTTAACAATCATAAAGTTACCAAAAAGAAAATAGAGAAGAAGAAAGTAAAAATATCATCATTCATTTCTACTTATCATAAAAAAACCACATTTCCGCCATATTATCTCCATAGTTAAATTAAAGATAAAAGCACATTAATAGTAAGCGCTAATATTGGAGAAAACTATTTGTCGGTATCGTTATGTTTTTTCATCCCTTGTCGTGCCCGGCTAACGGCGGCCGTTCTGCTAAAATAATCACATCCCCCTGCGGAGTGTTCCTCCATGAACGCAAACTTGCTATCACGCCGGTTTATCGCCAGGCTTATCTGCCTCGCGACGCTGTTATTCGCCCCTTTCCTGCTTGCGGCGGAGGCGGAAAAAACGCCGCCGTTAGCAAGCGAAGACAATACGCTGTCGATTCACATCGACGATATGCTGCAGCCATGGAAAGGCGATCTGCCCGGCATGACCGAGCGGCGTACCATTCGGGTATTAACCACCTACAGCAAAACCTTCTTTTTTATTGATAAAGGCACTCAGCGCGGAGCAACGCACGACATCTTTATCGCGCTGGAAAACGATCTGAATAAACAGCTGGCGAAGGATAAAAAGCTCAAACAGCGCCACCTGAAGCTGCATATCGTTTTTGTGCCGGTCAGCCGGGATAATCTCTTTATCGCGCTTAATGAAGGTAAAGGCGATATTGCGGCTGCCAATCTGACCATCACGCCCTCGCGGGAAGCCGTGGTCGATTTCGCCCAGCCGCTCTACAGCAACGTGAAAGAATTACTGATCTCCGGGCCGGCATCGCCGAAGGTCGACAGCCTGGAGCTGCTCTCCGGCCAAACCGTCTTTGTTCGCCGCTCCTCCAGCTATTATGACAGCCTGCAGGCGCTGAACGCCCGATTTGCCCGTGAGTCGCGCCCACCGGTGATACTGGAGGCGGCGCCGGAAGCGCTGGAGGATGAAGATCTGCTGGAAATGCTCAACGCCGGACTGGTGCCATTGATCGTCGTCGATCAGCATAAAGCGATGTTCTGGAAACAGGTGTTTCCAAAAATTCAGATCCATGACAACGTGGTGCTGCGCGACGGCGGTAACATTGCGTGGGCGGTACGCAAAGACAGCCCGCAGCTGCTGGCGGTGCTGAACAACTTCGTCAAAAAGAATCGTCAGGGCACCACGCTGGGCAATACCCTCCTGCTGCGTTACCTGAAAAATGCCAGCTATGTCAAAAATGCCGCGGCGAGTAAGGAGCGGCGCAAGTTCCTCGCCATGGTGGAAGTCTTCCGCAAATATGGCGATCGCTACGATGTCGACTGGCTGCTGATGGCGGCCCAGGGATACCAGGAGTCGCGGCTGAACCAGTCGGTGCGAAGCCACGTCGGGGCCGTCGGGGTGATGCAGGTGATGCCCAGCACCGGAAAAGAGCTGAAAGTGGGCGATATTAAACAGCTGGATCCCAACATCCATGCTGGCGTGAAATACATGCGCTGGATGATAGATCGCTACTATGCCGATGAGCCCATGACCCGGCTCGATAAGGCGCTGTTTGCCTTTGCCTCCTATAACGCGGGTCCGGCACGTATCGCCCGCCTGCGCACCATGACTAAACAGCGAGGATTTGACCCGAACGTCTGGTTCGGTAATGTCGAAAATCTGGCGGCAGAAAAAATTGGCGCCGAGACGGTCACCTACGTCAGTAATATCTATAAGTATTACATCGCCTATCGGCTGATCGTCGATGATATGGCCCGCAAACAGCAAGCGACGGCCGTACCGCGGCAGGAGCCGGTGGCGCAGCCAGCCAAACCACAGCCCGGCGTGGCGACGCCCGCCACCGCTAAGGTGCCCGTCATCTGAATCGCTCGTCACCGCTGGTCACCCCCCCCCCCCCC contains the following coding sequences:
- a CDS encoding lytic transglycosylase F; the encoded protein is MNANLLSRRFIARLICLATLLFAPFLLAAEAEKTPPLASEDNTLSIHIDDMLQPWKGDLPGMTERRTIRVLTTYSKTFFFIDKGTQRGATHDIFIALENDLNKQLAKDKKLKQRHLKLHIVFVPVSRDNLFIALNEGKGDIAAANLTITPSREAVVDFAQPLYSNVKELLISGPASPKVDSLELLSGQTVFVRRSSSYYDSLQALNARFARESRPPVILEAAPEALEDEDLLEMLNAGLVPLIVVDQHKAMFWKQVFPKIQIHDNVVLRDGGNIAWAVRKDSPQLLAVLNNFVKKNRQGTTLGNTLLLRYLKNASYVKNAAASKERRKFLAMVEVFRKYGDRYDVDWLLMAAQGYQESRLNQSVRSHVGAVGVMQVMPSTGKELKVGDIKQLDPNIHAGVKYMRWMIDRYYADEPMTRLDKALFAFASYNAGPARIARLRTMTKQRGFDPNVWFGNVENLAAEKIGAETVTYVSNIYKYYIAYRLIVDDMARKQQATAVPRQEPVAQPAKPQPGVATPATAKVPVI